In Halalkalicoccus subterraneus, one DNA window encodes the following:
- a CDS encoding maltose acetyltransferase domain-containing protein, with the protein MDSEKEKMLNGELYDADDPDLVAERERARDLTRRYNCTTVHDQTERQELLEELLGSYGEDCEIEPPFRCDYGHNIHVGENFYANFDCVILDVCRVDIGQNCQIAPGVHIYTATHPLDATERIKGPEYGKAVTVGDNVWIGGQAVLNPGVTVGDNSVIASGAVVTTDVPDEVVVQGNPATVVKELD; encoded by the coding sequence ATGGATAGCGAAAAAGAGAAGATGCTGAACGGGGAGTTGTACGACGCCGACGACCCTGATCTTGTGGCCGAACGGGAACGCGCACGCGACCTGACGAGACGCTACAATTGCACGACGGTACACGACCAAACCGAACGCCAGGAACTGTTAGAGGAACTTCTCGGTTCTTACGGCGAGGACTGCGAAATAGAACCACCGTTTCGCTGTGACTACGGGCACAACATCCACGTTGGTGAGAACTTCTACGCCAACTTCGATTGTGTCATCTTAGACGTGTGTCGGGTGGACATTGGGCAGAACTGTCAGATCGCACCGGGCGTCCATATCTATACGGCAACGCATCCGCTTGATGCGACCGAGCGAATCAAAGGTCCGGAGTACGGCAAAGCGGTGACAGTCGGTGATAACGTCTGGATTGGCGGCCAAGCAGTTCTCAACCCCGGCGTGACGGTCGGCGATAACTCCGTTATCGCATCTGGGGCCGTCGTCACCACGGATGTTCCAGACGAGGTCGTCGTCCAAGGGAATCCGGCAACAGTGGTCAAAGAACTGGATTGA